One Candidatus Hydrogenedentota bacterium DNA window includes the following coding sequences:
- a CDS encoding sugar phosphate isomerase/epimerase has translation AICNEIFKDWNDIERTVHYVKEVGYDGLEIAPFTLAPYVTDIPEATRRQIVRAAQAADLEIAGIHWVFVGPQGVYLTHPDKAVRAFTAEYLADLVRFCGEIGGKVLVFGSPKQRNVMRDVTYNQALCYAREVFEAALPRCEEYGVTICMEQLTHLETNFCQTVEETAELIDAVSHPNFQLLLDTKAMAFQAEDRPVLIRKYAKYLRHYHANDENLEGPGAGKVDFGPIFAALREIGYAGYMSVEVFKFDAGPEAIATKSLEYLRRFV, from the coding sequence GCCATCTGCAACGAGATATTCAAGGACTGGAACGACATCGAGCGGACCGTCCATTATGTGAAGGAAGTGGGTTACGACGGGCTCGAGATCGCCCCGTTTACGCTGGCGCCGTACGTAACCGATATCCCCGAGGCGACGCGGCGGCAGATTGTGCGGGCGGCGCAGGCGGCGGACCTGGAGATAGCGGGCATCCACTGGGTGTTCGTCGGGCCGCAGGGCGTGTATCTGACGCACCCGGACAAGGCGGTGCGCGCGTTCACGGCGGAATACCTCGCTGACCTGGTGCGTTTCTGCGGCGAGATCGGCGGGAAGGTGCTGGTCTTCGGGTCGCCGAAGCAGCGCAACGTGATGCGGGACGTTACGTACAACCAGGCGCTTTGCTACGCGCGCGAGGTTTTCGAGGCGGCGCTGCCCCGCTGCGAGGAATACGGTGTCACGATTTGCATGGAGCAGCTGACCCACCTGGAAACCAACTTCTGCCAGACGGTGGAGGAAACGGCCGAGTTGATTGACGCGGTCAGTCATCCGAATTTTCAACTCTTGCTCGACACGAAAGCGATGGCGTTTCAGGCGGAGGATCGGCCGGTTCTCATCCGCAAATACGCGAAGTATCTGCGTCACTATCACGCGAACGACGAGAACCTGGAGGGGCCCGGAGCCGGCAAGGTCGATTTCGGCCCCATTTTCGCCGCGTTGCGCGAGATTGGGTACGCGGGCTATATGTCGGTCGAAGTGTTCAAGTTCGATGCCGGCCCCGAAGCCATAGCCACAAAGAGCCTCGAATACCTCCGGCGCTTTGTCTGA
- the pdxH gene encoding pyridoxamine 5'-phosphate oxidase translates to MTTFAAWLEEVQAQADLVPEPTAAALATVDGQGAPDVRIVLVKKSDAGGFVFFTNLNSPKARQLAAHPRAALCFYWGPLDRQVRIRGPVERVGDAEADEYFATRPRESQIGAWASKQSEALRGRFELETQVAIYGARHAIGKVPRPEFWSGFRLVPESIEFWLKRPFRLHERLLYTRSGGGWQKQLLYP, encoded by the coding sequence ATGACAACTTTTGCCGCTTGGCTGGAGGAAGTGCAGGCGCAGGCGGACCTGGTCCCCGAACCCACGGCGGCGGCATTGGCCACGGTGGACGGGCAAGGCGCGCCCGACGTGCGCATCGTGCTCGTAAAGAAGTCGGACGCAGGCGGCTTCGTCTTCTTCACGAACCTGAACAGCCCCAAGGCGCGGCAACTTGCCGCCCATCCCCGTGCCGCACTGTGCTTCTACTGGGGCCCGCTGGACCGCCAGGTGCGCATCCGGGGACCCGTGGAACGGGTGGGCGACGCGGAAGCGGACGAGTATTTCGCTACGCGCCCGCGCGAGAGCCAGATCGGCGCCTGGGCGTCGAAGCAGTCCGAGGCGTTGCGCGGGCGTTTTGAACTCGAGACACAGGTTGCGATTTACGGGGCGAGGCACGCGATTGGCAAGGTGCCCAGGCCCGAGTTCTGGTCCGGATTCCGCCTGGTCCCCGAATCGATCGAATTCTGGCTGAAAAGGCCGTTTCGCCTGCACGAACGGCTGCTCTACACCCGTTCCGGAGGCGGCTGGCAGAAGCAGTTGTTGTATCCGTAA
- a CDS encoding SDR family oxidoreductase: MARYLVTGGAGFIGSNLVRALLARGEQVRVLDDFATGRRVNIAEVTDRVDVVEGSICDADAVRRAMSGVDYCLHLAAIPSVPRSVADPLRSNRVNVEGTLQVFLAARDAEVKRVVYASSSSVYGNAPPGPLAEGLPRAPVSPYGVSKAAAEMYAETFSRLYGVDLVGLRYFNVFGPRQDPNSPYAAVIPIFIRALRGGRRPPVHGDGGQSRDFTFVDNVVEANLLACACPGRIAGVYNVACGDSTPVLGLADMLNAILGTRIEPEYLPARPGDIRDSRADISRARQAFGYVPRVSLREGLERTAVWYERTEDGS, translated from the coding sequence ATGGCTCGATACCTGGTGACGGGCGGCGCGGGGTTTATTGGCTCGAACCTCGTGCGGGCGCTGCTGGCGCGCGGCGAACAGGTCCGCGTGCTGGACGACTTTGCGACGGGCCGCCGCGTCAATATCGCAGAGGTTACGGACCGGGTCGACGTGGTCGAAGGCAGCATCTGCGACGCGGATGCGGTACGCCGGGCCATGTCGGGCGTGGACTATTGCCTGCATCTCGCCGCGATACCATCCGTGCCGCGTTCGGTGGCCGACCCGCTGCGGTCGAACCGCGTGAATGTCGAAGGAACGCTTCAGGTCTTTCTGGCCGCGCGTGACGCGGAGGTCAAACGCGTGGTCTACGCCTCTTCTTCGAGCGTGTACGGCAACGCGCCGCCCGGCCCGCTCGCCGAGGGACTGCCGCGGGCGCCGGTCTCGCCTTATGGCGTGAGCAAGGCCGCGGCCGAGATGTACGCGGAGACGTTCAGCCGCCTCTACGGCGTCGACCTGGTTGGCCTGCGCTATTTCAACGTCTTCGGCCCGCGCCAGGACCCGAATTCGCCTTACGCGGCGGTGATCCCGATTTTCATACGCGCGCTGCGCGGGGGGCGCCGCCCACCGGTGCACGGTGACGGCGGCCAGTCGCGCGATTTCACGTTCGTGGACAACGTCGTGGAGGCTAATCTGCTGGCGTGCGCCTGTCCTGGGCGCATCGCGGGTGTTTATAATGTGGCCTGTGGGGATTCGACCCCGGTGCTGGGCCTTGCCGATATGCTGAATGCCATATTAGGGACGCGGATTGAACCGGAGTATCTGCCGGCGCGCCCGGGCGACATCCGCGACTCGCGGGCGGACATCAGCCGTGCCAGGCAGGCGTTTGGGTATGTGCCGCGTGTGTCGTTGCGCGAGGGACTCGAGCGGACGGCGGTGTGGTACGAGCGGACGGAGGACGGCTCATGA
- a CDS encoding PIG-L family deacetylase: MTRKKTVLAVVAHADDLEFMAAGTIARFIDELGCDVYEYILTDNSKGSYRLSPQTLIEVSAREAGEAARILGLREVRLEGYRDGRLNEVHPNVLRDKIMAFIREVRADIVMSWDPFAPYEDHPDHRMTGMATLEAAAFSGNPLFHPGHANPPRPVTEAYWFAKHPMNAELFVDISATIDKKIAALLAHDCQMVLTVDALLQEARTIGVELPILEQLEDGGHKELIAAGVRRWCAELGEPRGIAFAEQFRYEKLGMLDKVLGAGFVRPDFGS, from the coding sequence ATGACTCGGAAGAAGACCGTGCTGGCGGTGGTCGCGCACGCGGACGACCTCGAATTCATGGCCGCGGGGACCATCGCGCGCTTCATCGACGAACTGGGCTGCGACGTGTACGAATACATCCTGACGGACAACTCGAAGGGCTCGTACCGGCTCTCGCCCCAGACGCTTATCGAGGTTTCGGCGCGCGAAGCGGGCGAGGCAGCCAGGATACTGGGCCTGCGCGAGGTCCGGCTCGAAGGCTACCGGGACGGCCGCCTGAACGAAGTACACCCGAATGTGCTGCGCGACAAGATCATGGCGTTCATCCGCGAAGTGAGAGCGGATATCGTCATGAGCTGGGACCCGTTCGCGCCGTACGAGGACCATCCGGATCACCGCATGACCGGCATGGCCACGCTGGAAGCCGCCGCGTTCAGCGGCAATCCGCTGTTTCACCCTGGCCACGCCAATCCGCCCCGCCCGGTTACGGAAGCGTACTGGTTCGCGAAGCATCCGATGAACGCGGAGCTGTTTGTCGATATCTCGGCGACCATCGACAAGAAGATCGCGGCGCTGCTCGCCCATGATTGCCAGATGGTCCTGACTGTGGACGCGCTGCTCCAGGAAGCGCGCACGATCGGGGTCGAACTGCCGATACTCGAACAACTGGAGGATGGCGGGCACAAGGAACTAATCGCGGCGGGCGTGCGCCGCTGGTGCGCGGAACTCGGCGAGCCGCGCGGCATCGCCTTCGCCGAACAGTTTCGCTACGAGAAGCTGGGCATGCTCGACAAGGTATTGGGCGCGGGCTTTGTCAGGCCTGATTTCGGCTCTTGA
- a CDS encoding Gfo/Idh/MocA family oxidoreductase: MSESNPERRQFMADMARLTATSVLAGCATTAADSGRAAAAATHRAKPAPQRRAIGPNDRIQCAFIGVGSRGSSILESTLTLEGVDVTAVCDTYDVWRDRAVNWCKAKRPEVGSYVRFEDMFEKEPLDAVVIATPDHIHTPAVLAALDAGLDVYCEKPIALTAQDARDIRDWVGETGAVFQTGTQLRSMPMYQKAREVVGSGAIGKLVLVQVNRHFKSGRLTEAAPPGDANEENVHWAAFLRDTKSYPLDFTRYFHWRQFREYSNGYFGDLMLHHLDMCHFITGSDMPARVVAAGGIYNVEDGRSTPDTVSAVVEYPDSKFHFNFTTADSNGHFGLVERYLGTEGTLEITGMGAMSVFRNDVEEKVPSDGIRNEPHLQNFFDAMRNRSTTIAPAEAGCMGATVAHMAVWSLDSGRAVRWDAEAGAPVLA, encoded by the coding sequence ATGAGCGAATCCAATCCAGAACGGCGGCAGTTCATGGCGGATATGGCGCGGCTCACGGCCACGTCCGTATTGGCGGGCTGCGCCACAACGGCGGCCGACAGCGGCCGCGCGGCCGCCGCGGCCACGCACCGCGCGAAACCCGCGCCCCAACGGCGCGCAATCGGCCCGAACGACCGGATTCAGTGCGCGTTCATCGGCGTGGGCAGTCGCGGCTCGTCTATTCTGGAAAGTACGCTGACGCTGGAAGGCGTCGACGTAACGGCGGTCTGCGACACGTATGACGTCTGGCGCGATCGCGCCGTAAATTGGTGCAAGGCAAAGCGCCCGGAAGTGGGTTCCTATGTCCGGTTCGAGGACATGTTCGAGAAGGAGCCCCTGGACGCCGTCGTCATCGCGACGCCGGACCACATCCACACGCCCGCGGTGCTCGCGGCGCTGGACGCGGGACTCGACGTGTATTGCGAGAAGCCAATTGCATTGACCGCGCAGGATGCCCGCGATATCCGCGACTGGGTGGGCGAGACCGGAGCGGTATTCCAAACAGGCACGCAATTGCGCAGCATGCCGATGTACCAGAAAGCGCGCGAGGTTGTGGGTTCGGGCGCCATCGGCAAGCTCGTGCTCGTTCAGGTGAACCGGCATTTCAAATCCGGACGTCTGACGGAGGCCGCGCCGCCCGGCGATGCCAACGAGGAAAACGTGCACTGGGCGGCCTTCCTCCGCGACACGAAGAGCTATCCCCTGGATTTCACGCGCTATTTCCACTGGCGGCAGTTCCGCGAGTATTCAAACGGCTATTTCGGCGACCTTATGCTGCACCACCTCGACATGTGCCATTTCATCACGGGCAGCGATATGCCCGCGCGGGTCGTGGCCGCGGGCGGCATCTACAACGTGGAGGACGGGCGCAGCACGCCCGACACCGTCAGCGCGGTCGTCGAATATCCCGACAGCAAGTTCCATTTCAATTTCACGACGGCGGACAGCAACGGACATTTCGGGCTCGTAGAGCGGTACCTGGGCACGGAAGGCACCCTCGAGATCACGGGCATGGGCGCAATGTCCGTTTTCCGGAACGACGTGGAAGAAAAGGTCCCCTCGGACGGCATTCGCAATGAGCCGCATCTGCAAAATTTCTTTGACGCGATGCGAAACCGCAGCACAACCATCGCGCCGGCTGAAGCAGGCTGCATGGGCGCCACCGTGGCGCACATGGCCGTGTGGTCCCTGGATTCCGGCAGGGCGGTGCGGTGGGACGCCGAGGCCGGGGCGCCGGTGCTTGCGTAA
- a CDS encoding carbon-nitrogen hydrolase family protein, translating into MALIRICGVQMSVAASKKDNLPKILDHINGYTGDFILFPEMALTGYNNDFSDARTDEAWRQIAAACRQAYVTAIVGTGARMDGKTYIQSRINTDAGKLLGTHEKLVPTQTDREWCRPGEELRTFKYKGVTFGCLVCNDLWVTPGCGPYPDPRLSYQLGQKGVQIIFHSANTGTDQRYLQYHDANLRLRALESGCHIVTVNAAAAEGAVNSPTGIVSPKGEWLVQCPREGEHRFCYDLEIEAE; encoded by the coding sequence ATGGCTCTGATACGCATTTGCGGCGTCCAAATGAGCGTAGCAGCATCCAAGAAGGACAATCTGCCCAAGATCCTCGACCACATCAACGGCTATACAGGCGATTTTATCCTCTTCCCGGAAATGGCGCTGACGGGCTACAACAACGATTTCAGCGATGCCCGCACGGACGAGGCTTGGCGCCAGATAGCCGCCGCGTGCCGCCAGGCCTACGTCACGGCGATTGTCGGCACCGGCGCCCGCATGGACGGCAAGACGTACATTCAGTCCCGCATCAATACGGACGCGGGAAAGCTGCTGGGCACGCACGAGAAGCTCGTGCCCACGCAAACCGACCGTGAATGGTGCCGGCCAGGCGAGGAATTGCGGACCTTCAAGTACAAGGGCGTAACGTTCGGGTGCCTGGTCTGCAATGACCTGTGGGTCACGCCGGGCTGCGGCCCCTACCCCGACCCGCGCCTCTCGTACCAGCTTGGCCAGAAGGGCGTCCAGATCATCTTCCACAGCGCCAATACCGGAACGGACCAGCGCTATCTGCAATATCACGACGCGAACCTGCGGCTGCGCGCCCTGGAAAGCGGCTGCCACATCGTCACGGTGAACGCGGCGGCGGCCGAGGGCGCCGTCAATTCGCCCACGGGCATCGTGTCGCCCAAGGGCGAGTGGCTGGTCCAATGCCCGCGCGAGGGGGAGCACCGGTTCTGTTACGACCTCGAAATCGAAGCGGAATGA
- a CDS encoding flagellin FliC gives MGLRINTNVSALNTARILRKNTISLNRTLERLSSGLRINRAADDAAGLAIAEGFHSVVRGARVAQRNSQDGISMVQTAEGALSETTNILQRIRELAVQSANGTNSTENRAALDAEVRQLLDQIDDIALDTEFNGVRVLSSAQTVTLQAGPRPGQTLLVAVEGAKTSDLQVSAVTISTQALAVSAISTIDLAIQSVSTVRSRMGAIQNRLEFTINTLAIQEENSAASESMIRDADIARETIDFTRNQILVTAGTSVLAQANIVPQTALQLLGG, from the coding sequence ATGGGTCTTCGCATTAACACCAACGTTTCCGCGCTCAACACCGCCCGAATCCTGCGCAAGAATACGATCTCCCTCAATAGGACACTGGAACGGCTTTCGAGCGGGTTGCGCATCAACCGGGCCGCGGACGACGCGGCGGGTCTCGCCATCGCCGAAGGGTTTCACTCGGTTGTGCGCGGCGCGCGCGTGGCGCAGCGCAATTCGCAGGACGGCATCAGCATGGTCCAGACCGCGGAAGGCGCGCTCAGCGAGACCACGAATATCCTGCAGCGCATCCGCGAGCTGGCGGTGCAATCGGCCAATGGCACGAACAGCACGGAGAACCGGGCCGCGCTGGACGCCGAAGTGCGGCAATTACTGGACCAGATTGACGACATCGCCCTGGATACGGAGTTCAACGGCGTGCGCGTGCTGAGTTCGGCGCAGACGGTGACGCTCCAGGCGGGCCCGCGCCCGGGCCAGACGCTGCTGGTCGCGGTTGAAGGGGCGAAAACCTCCGACCTGCAGGTCAGCGCGGTGACCATTTCCACGCAGGCGCTTGCCGTATCGGCCATCAGCACGATTGATCTAGCCATTCAAAGCGTCTCGACCGTGCGCAGCCGGATGGGCGCGATCCAGAACCGGCTCGAATTCACCATCAACACCCTGGCCATTCAGGAGGAGAATTCCGCGGCGTCCGAGAGCATGATCCGCGACGCGGACATCGCCCGGGAAACGATCGATTTCACGCGGAACCAGATTCTGGTCACCGCGGGCACGTCGGTGCTCGCACAGGCCAATATCGTGCCGCAGACTGCCCTGCAACTGCTCGGCGGCTGA
- a CDS encoding DUF362 domain-containing protein, which yields GFHLGPEFAVNTNPDVVATLVRLCLDAGAKQVKVGDNSCYGAERAYPISGIEAAVQAVGGEMVYLQPDRFREMTLDGDRLYAWPLAVDIVESDLVINVPVVKHHALTQVTVGLKNYMGVAGGQRYHFHTDLPRCLTDIAAFMKPRLSVVDAVRVLTNNGPAGGELTDVEIMGVVAAGTDIVALEAFGAELLGRDPFKGRTMALAEARGLGTVDYRSLNPRDIQLG from the coding sequence GGGTTTCATCTCGGTCCGGAGTTTGCAGTGAACACGAACCCGGACGTGGTCGCGACGCTGGTGCGCCTGTGCCTGGACGCGGGCGCGAAGCAGGTGAAGGTCGGTGACAATTCCTGCTACGGTGCGGAGCGGGCCTATCCTATAAGCGGCATCGAGGCGGCAGTACAAGCCGTGGGCGGTGAAATGGTCTATCTCCAGCCGGACCGGTTCCGCGAGATGACGCTGGACGGCGACCGGCTGTACGCGTGGCCGCTGGCCGTGGATATCGTCGAGTCCGACCTGGTCATCAACGTGCCCGTGGTCAAGCACCACGCGCTGACGCAAGTGACGGTGGGCCTGAAGAACTATATGGGCGTGGCCGGCGGCCAGCGTTATCATTTCCACACGGACCTGCCGCGCTGCCTCACGGACATCGCCGCGTTCATGAAACCAAGGCTTTCCGTCGTGGACGCCGTGCGTGTCCTGACCAACAACGGCCCGGCGGGCGGCGAACTCACGGACGTGGAGATTATGGGCGTCGTGGCAGCGGGCACGGACATCGTGGCGCTCGAGGCGTTTGGCGCGGAACTGCTCGGGCGCGACCCGTTCAAGGGCCGCACGATGGCCCTGGCGGAGGCGCGCGGGCTCGGAACGGTGGATTACCGCAGTCTGAACCCACGGGACATTCAATTGGGTTGA